A window of Prolixibacter sp. SD074 contains these coding sequences:
- a CDS encoding MTH1187 family thiamine-binding protein yields the protein MNKQINLALQVLPRAKEKDTYDLVDEAIRIIQESGVKYRVCPFETVMEGEFDELMGVVKKVHEACYAAGAENMLAYVKIQSNGKTPVTIEDKMAKYGGA from the coding sequence ATGAACAAGCAGATTAACCTGGCTTTGCAGGTATTGCCGCGGGCAAAAGAAAAGGATACGTACGATCTGGTGGATGAAGCCATCCGGATCATTCAAGAATCGGGTGTGAAATACCGGGTTTGTCCGTTCGAAACCGTTATGGAGGGGGAATTCGACGAGTTGATGGGCGTTGTTAAAAAAGTGCATGAGGCTTGTTATGCTGCTGGTGCGGAAAATATGCTTGCCTATGTAAAAATTCAGAGCAATGGCAAAACGCCGGTTACGATAGAAGACAAAATGGCCAAATACGGCGGCGCATAA